ACCTTCCGAAGAAGTACCGGAGTAGGTTTGATCAGGACGGGTCCCTACTCTGATCTTCAGGCCTGCGGGCCGATGAAACGTCCTTGATGACGATCACCGGCTCGTTCAACCTTATCCTCATGTTCTGTTTTCTTAGGGCTATCTCGATCCGGGCCATCCTGAAGTTCATTTCCTCCACGCCCATGCACATCCTGTCCAATGACGCCTCAAGGTCCATGCCATTTCACTCCTGGTAATATCGGGAACAACGTCTGGAGATGTACTATCAGATCACTGCTACAATCATGCTTGATTCAGTGCCCGCAGCAAACGGGGCATCTTTTGTTACGTTCCACCTCGATGGTCTCCCAGTAGTTGACGGAGAGATCGCATGCCAACAACCTATTGGTCAACGGAACGCCCACTCCCGTGATCAGCTTGACCGCCTCAGCAGCCTCCAGGCAACCGAACACCCCGGCGGTATAACCGATGATCGGAATGATGGGTTTCTTGGCAGGGGGAGTTGGAAAGAGACATTCAAGACAGGGGGTCTGGCCCGGTATGATCACCGTGAGCTGCCCCGAGAACCCTTCGACCGCCGCGTGGACGAACGGAACATCTTCCGAGATGCAGTGGGCGTTGAGCAACTTCCGGGCATCGAAGTTGTCCAGACAGTCCAAGATCACCACGCTATCTTCCACGATTCCGCGGATCCCATCGATGCCGATCTTCGCCGCCTTGGGGATTATCTCTATCTCAGAGTTCATCTCCCGAAGCTTGTTGGCCGCCGAAACCGCTTTCTTTGTTCCATCCTTAACGTCGCCCTCCCAATGCAAGACCTGCCGATTGAGATTGGACAGATCTGGTGACTGAAAATCGACCAGGATAATCTTGCCCACACCAGCCGCCGCAAGATACATGGCGGCGGGAGACCCCAGTCCTCCCACTCCCATGATGGTGACCGTTGATCTCTTCAAAGAACATTGACCGGACTCCCCAAAACCTTCGATCGCCATCTGTCTGAGGTAACGGGTCCGATCGGTTTCGCTCAGGTTCTGGCATTGTGAATTCATGGACTCAGGACGTTGAGCACCATACCTTGTGATAATACTTTCATGTGGCTACTCGGTCAGACCTTGAAAAAAAGTCGATGTTCGAGGGCCTACCAACTCCGAACGACCTGAACAAATGTGATAACAGAAAACGGACAAAACAAGAAACAGGAAAGAAAGGTGAAAGGGGGGAGTTGCCTCCCCGTTATGGTTTGGTCGGTCCTTTCTTAAGCCAGGATCACCGGGCGCGATCCGACACCGAGGTCGGTGGTCGTTTCCGATGGGGCCCGGTCTACGGACAGAGGCTCAGAGCAGAGATCGCTCTCCGAGGGCAGGTAGTTGCAGTCACCGTTGTATACTGCCTTGAAGAGATACTCTCCAGCTGCGAGCGGCATGTACCACTCCGACTGTGCCTTTCCGTCCGCGTTCAGAGCCACCGGTCCATTTCCGACCATTGTCCAGGAAACTCCGCCGTCAGCGCTGACGTAGAAGGTCACAGTGCCGGATGGCACCGCGCACCCCGCTGCGCCGTAGACCGTGGCGTTGTCCCTAACAGACTGGCCGAGGACTATGGACTCGGTCCCGAGGCAGGTGGTCGTCATCGTTGCGGCCTTCAGGACCTTCAGGGGCTCTTCGCACACCGCGCTGCTCGAGCAGCGGTAATTGACATCACCGCTGTAGACGGCCCGGAAGTTGTAGTTTCCGGCCATCGTGGGCATGTACATCTTCGATGTTGCCTTACCGTCCACCAGTGCTACGCACGGGTCGTAGGTGTACCAGTTGCCGCCATTGTACCTAACCTGGAAGTCGACCGTCCCGGTCGGGTTCGGGAACATTCCGCCCAGCCCCTGGACCGTGGCGTTGTCGGACACTGACTGTCCCAGGACGATCTCCGTCGCACCGAGCTCGGTGTGAGTGGCCGACGCGGCCGGGTTGACCACGAGCTTCTCATCGCACATTCTGCTTTCCGAGGGCAGGTAGTTGCGGTCGCCACTGTAGATCGCCTTGAACAGATACATTCCGGTTGCCAGCGGGGTGTAGAACTGCGACGATGTTGCGGAACCTGCACAGAGCTTGACCGCGCATCCATACTGGGTCCAGCTGACACCATTGTCAGCCGAGGCCCAGAAGGTCACGGATCCGGTCGGGGTCGGGAATATCCCGCCTAGGCCGGTAACGGTCGCATTGTCCTTGACCGACTGTCCGAGGATGATGCATTTGACACCAAGCTCAGTCGTCGTCACGGAGTTGGCCGGATTGACCAACAGCCTCTCGTCACATTTCTGGCTCTCTGATGCAAGGTAGTTGCAGTCTCCGCTGTAGACCGCCTTGAACAGGTATATTCCGGTCGCGTACGGAGTGTAGTATGTGGACGATACCGCCGATCCTGCGCAGTCCAGTTCAACCGCACAGCCATACTGTGTCCAGCTGGCACCATTGTCAGCCGAGGCCCAGAAGGTCACGGATCCGGTCGGGATGGGGAATTCCCCGCCGAGGCCGGAGACGGTCGCATTGTCCTTGACCGACTGTCCGAGGATGATGCACTTTGCACCGAGCTCGGTGGTGGTAGAGGATGGGCCCTGGACGACCTCCAGCGGTTCATCCTTATCGCCGTCTGCCGACATCTTGTAGTTGATGTCTCCGCTGTAGACCGCCTTGAAGTAGAAC
The sequence above is a segment of the Methanomassiliicoccales archaeon genome. Coding sequences within it:
- a CDS encoding HesA/MoeB/ThiF family protein, with translation MNSQCQNLSETDRTRYLRQMAIEGFGESGQCSLKRSTVTIMGVGGLGSPAAMYLAAAGVGKIILVDFQSPDLSNLNRQVLHWEGDVKDGTKKAVSAANKLREMNSEIEIIPKAAKIGIDGIRGIVEDSVVILDCLDNFDARKLLNAHCISEDVPFVHAAVEGFSGQLTVIIPGQTPCLECLFPTPPAKKPIIPIIGYTAGVFGCLEAAEAVKLITGVGVPLTNRLLACDLSVNYWETIEVERNKRCPVCCGH
- a CDS encoding Ig-like domain-containing protein, encoding TFQVSTDNGVSWEMIGSPVILVDGKAYSETYTPAAPGHYEFQAVYGGDSIFEPSTSVFGTEQLDVVGSCDGCKCITLGQSVTDNATVNGKGAPFPMPTGTVTFEVRYGDGPWEQYGTVKTLNTEGKALSDWFLPLKTGHYNFRAIYSGDNNYYPSQSGETEEPLCVCPAESTTVTQLDSESISLGQSTFDTATVSGLGGEFPMPTGTVTFYVLVPGAENFVQYGGVKTLDCNGQATSDIYMPLKTGTFYFKAVYSGDINYKMSADGDKDEPLEVVQGPSSTTTELGAKCIILGQSVKDNATVSGLGGEFPIPTGSVTFWASADNGASWTQYGCAVELDCAGSAVSSTYYTPYATGIYLFKAVYSGDCNYLASESQKCDERLLVNPANSVTTTELGVKCIILGQSVKDNATVTGLGGIFPTPTGSVTFWASADNGVSWTQYGCAVKLCAGSATSSQFYTPLATGMYLFKAIYSGDRNYLPSESRMCDEKLVVNPAASATHTELGATEIVLGQSVSDNATVQGLGGMFPNPTGTVDFQVRYNGGNWYTYDPCVALVDGKATSKMYMPTMAGNYNFRAVYSGDVNYRCSSSAVCEEPLKVLKAATMTTTCLGTESIVLGQSVRDNATVYGAAGCAVPSGTVTFYVSADGGVSWTMVGNGPVALNADGKAQSEWYMPLAAGEYLFKAVYNGDCNYLPSESDLCSEPLSVDRAPSETTTDLGVGSRPVILA